In Paenibacillus hexagrammi, the following are encoded in one genomic region:
- a CDS encoding CvfB family protein, with the protein MNMNAGTLVNLEVAREVPPNGFFLTDGQQDVLLPYAESNRQIKPGDRVEVFLFHDTQDRLMATMKRPQLLLGEVALLEVVDIHPRFGYFLEMGLGRNLLLPYRNVPELETLRPEVGDKVYATLAHDRQGRLIAKLATEEDLAPLCVRAPSTWKNQYVRARVYKPLQMGTFVICDAGVLGYGVIGMIATPERTRLLRVGEEIEARVVFVREEDGRVNLSMRLPKEKGRDEDAERILAVLKERQGGAMPYSDQTPADTILQRFGISKSAFKRALGKLMKEGLVYQKENWTYLKQEETQD; encoded by the coding sequence ATGAACATGAATGCTGGGACGCTGGTCAACCTTGAGGTTGCCAGAGAGGTTCCGCCTAACGGATTTTTTCTGACGGACGGCCAACAAGATGTGCTGCTGCCTTATGCAGAATCCAATCGCCAGATTAAGCCAGGAGACCGTGTGGAAGTGTTCTTGTTTCACGATACGCAGGATCGGTTGATGGCTACGATGAAACGACCTCAGCTGCTGCTTGGCGAAGTGGCCTTACTTGAAGTGGTCGATATTCATCCCAGATTCGGGTATTTTTTGGAAATGGGGCTCGGACGCAATCTGCTCCTCCCTTATCGTAATGTCCCGGAGCTGGAAACACTTCGCCCGGAGGTAGGGGACAAAGTATATGCTACGCTGGCTCATGACCGTCAGGGACGGTTGATTGCCAAGCTGGCTACCGAGGAAGATTTGGCTCCCCTTTGTGTAAGAGCTCCTTCGACCTGGAAGAATCAGTACGTCAGAGCACGAGTATACAAGCCCTTGCAAATGGGTACATTCGTCATCTGCGATGCCGGAGTTTTAGGTTATGGTGTCATCGGCATGATCGCAACGCCAGAGCGGACAAGGCTGCTGAGGGTCGGCGAGGAGATCGAGGCTCGGGTCGTCTTTGTTCGCGAAGAGGACGGACGCGTGAATTTATCGATGAGGCTTCCCAAGGAGAAGGGACGCGACGAGGATGCTGAACGTATTCTTGCCGTATTGAAGGAACGTCAGGGAGGCGCTATGCCTTACTCCGACCAAACTCCTGCAGATACGATTCTGCAGCGCTTTGGAATCAGCAAATCCGCTTTCAAACGGGCGCTTGGTAAGCTGATGAAAGAAGGACTCGTCTATCAGAAGGAGAACTGGACGTATTTGAAGCAAGAGGAGACGCAGGACTAG
- a CDS encoding class I SAM-dependent DNA methyltransferase → MSYEGFAYTYDRLMEEMPYGEWLRFARNSWDKFGLKPETVVDLGCGTGSIAIPLANEGFQVTGIDLSDDMLSVAQQKAEQLTGVSRKGGLIWVQQDLREWELPEPADAALSFCDCFNYLLEEEDIIQAFKMTYQGLKAGGLFLFDVHTPEQLKAYADSQPFFLNEDDVSYIWTSELDEERMQIEHDLTIFVQERDASDRFRRIDEIHVQRAYSLHWLKEQLLEVGFSKVEMGSDFTWQTPGSRTERAFFAAMK, encoded by the coding sequence ATGAGCTACGAAGGATTTGCCTATACGTATGACAGGCTAATGGAAGAGATGCCATATGGGGAGTGGCTGCGGTTTGCGCGCAACAGTTGGGATAAATTCGGACTCAAGCCTGAAACCGTTGTCGATCTTGGCTGCGGGACGGGCAGTATCGCCATTCCGCTGGCAAACGAAGGCTTTCAGGTCACGGGCATCGATCTCTCTGATGATATGCTTTCTGTTGCACAGCAAAAGGCGGAGCAGCTTACCGGTGTGTCCCGCAAAGGCGGACTTATATGGGTGCAGCAGGATCTTAGAGAGTGGGAGCTGCCTGAGCCAGCTGACGCGGCTCTTTCTTTTTGCGATTGCTTCAACTATCTTCTGGAGGAAGAAGATATCATCCAGGCTTTTAAAATGACCTATCAGGGCTTGAAGGCAGGCGGTCTGTTTCTGTTTGATGTACATACACCCGAGCAATTGAAGGCATACGCGGATTCACAGCCCTTCTTCCTAAACGAAGATGACGTCTCCTACATTTGGACAAGTGAGCTGGATGAAGAAAGAATGCAAATCGAGCACGATCTGACGATCTTTGTTCAAGAAAGGGATGCTTCAGATCGCTTCCGCCGCATTGACGAAATTCACGTGCAGCGTGCTTACTCGTTACACTGGCTGAAGGAACAATTGCTCGAAGTGGGCTTTAGCAAGGTGGAGATGGGCTCTGACTTCACTTGGCAGACCCCGGGAAGTCGTACGGAGCGAGCCTTTTTCGCAGCGATGAAATAG
- the leuS gene encoding leucine--tRNA ligase, whose product MSQEVKEAREQVGYNPLVIEPKWQRYWDEKKTFKVLENSDKPKFYALDMFPYPSGAGLHVGHPEGYTATDIVSRFKRMRGYNVLHPMGWDAFGLPAEQYALDTGNDPREFTQKNIETFKRQIKSLGFSYDWDREVSTTDPEYYKWTQWIFIQLYKKGLAYVDEVPVNWCPALGTVLANEEVIDGVSERGGHPVIRKPMRQWILKITEYAERLLEDLEELDWSESIKDMQRNWIGKSKGAEVQFAIDGHDSSLTVFTTRPDTLFGATYCVLAPEHELVASITTPEQEAAIKEYQEKAARKSDLERTDLAKDKTGVFTGAYAINPVNGAKAPIWIADYVLGGYGTGAIMAVPGHDQRDWEFAKQFDLPIIQVVEGGDVDNEAYAGDGPHVNSEFLNGLNNEKAISTMIEWLEKQGKGRGKVTYRLRDWLFSRQRYWGEPIPILHLEDGTMKPVPEDQLPLLLPQVDEIKPSGTGESPLANVADWVNTVDPETGMKARRETNTMPQWAGSCWYYLRFIDPRNDKELCSQDKQQQWLPVDLYIGGAEHAVLHLLYARFWHKVLYDLGVVSTKEPFHKLVNQGMILGENMEKMSKSRGNVVNPDDIVREFGADTLRMYEMFMGPLEATKPWNTTGVEGNFRFLNRVWRLFVDENGSVHPKISAEETLGSDTFKRTWHRTIKKITEDYEGLRFNTAISQLMIFVNEAYKTERLPLEAMKHFVQMLSPIAPHLSEELWEKLGGTESISYVPWPEYEEAWTVDNEVEIVVQVNGKIVDRVKISKDTDEAAMQELAQNLDKVKEATAGKAVRKVIVVKGKLVNIVVG is encoded by the coding sequence ATGTCACAGGAAGTGAAAGAAGCAAGAGAGCAAGTAGGGTATAACCCGTTGGTCATCGAGCCGAAATGGCAGCGGTATTGGGATGAGAAGAAAACGTTCAAGGTGTTGGAAAACTCGGATAAGCCGAAATTTTATGCACTAGATATGTTCCCTTATCCGTCCGGAGCAGGACTTCATGTCGGACATCCGGAAGGCTATACAGCGACGGACATTGTATCCCGTTTTAAGCGGATGAGAGGCTATAACGTGCTTCACCCTATGGGCTGGGACGCATTCGGACTGCCGGCTGAGCAGTACGCTCTGGACACGGGGAACGACCCGCGCGAATTTACTCAAAAGAACATCGAAACTTTTAAGCGCCAGATTAAATCTCTTGGTTTTTCGTATGATTGGGACCGTGAAGTCAGCACAACAGATCCTGAATATTACAAGTGGACCCAATGGATCTTTATCCAATTGTACAAAAAAGGTCTTGCCTACGTGGACGAAGTACCTGTTAACTGGTGTCCAGCACTTGGCACAGTCTTGGCAAATGAAGAGGTCATCGACGGTGTGAGCGAACGCGGCGGACATCCAGTTATTCGCAAGCCGATGCGCCAATGGATCTTGAAGATCACGGAATATGCGGAACGTCTGCTCGAAGACCTGGAAGAGCTCGATTGGTCGGAGAGCATTAAGGATATGCAGCGTAACTGGATCGGAAAATCCAAGGGCGCAGAAGTGCAGTTCGCGATTGATGGTCACGATAGCAGCTTGACCGTCTTTACGACTCGTCCCGATACCTTGTTCGGTGCTACGTATTGTGTACTTGCTCCTGAGCATGAGCTCGTAGCGAGCATTACTACACCTGAGCAAGAGGCGGCTATCAAGGAATATCAAGAAAAAGCAGCCCGTAAAAGCGATCTGGAGCGTACGGACCTTGCGAAGGATAAAACAGGAGTATTTACCGGTGCGTATGCGATTAATCCTGTGAACGGCGCGAAGGCTCCGATCTGGATTGCCGACTATGTGCTTGGAGGTTACGGTACAGGCGCAATTATGGCGGTTCCGGGGCACGACCAGCGCGACTGGGAATTTGCCAAGCAATTTGATCTGCCGATCATTCAAGTCGTGGAAGGCGGAGACGTTGACAACGAAGCTTATGCCGGTGACGGACCTCATGTGAACTCGGAGTTCCTGAATGGATTGAATAACGAAAAAGCGATCAGCACAATGATCGAATGGCTGGAGAAGCAAGGCAAAGGCCGCGGAAAAGTCACATACCGCTTGAGAGACTGGCTGTTCAGCCGCCAGCGATATTGGGGAGAACCGATTCCGATTCTTCATTTGGAAGATGGCACGATGAAACCGGTGCCTGAGGATCAGCTTCCGCTTCTGCTGCCGCAGGTGGATGAAATCAAGCCATCCGGTACAGGAGAGTCACCGCTGGCTAACGTCGCTGATTGGGTGAACACGGTGGATCCGGAAACAGGAATGAAAGCACGTCGTGAAACGAACACGATGCCGCAATGGGCGGGAAGCTGCTGGTACTACCTGCGTTTCATAGATCCACGTAATGATAAGGAGCTGTGCTCCCAAGATAAACAACAGCAGTGGCTGCCTGTAGATCTGTATATCGGCGGCGCGGAGCATGCCGTACTTCACTTGCTCTATGCGCGCTTCTGGCACAAAGTGCTGTACGATCTTGGCGTTGTAAGCACGAAGGAGCCTTTCCACAAGCTGGTTAACCAGGGCATGATTCTGGGCGAGAATATGGAGAAAATGAGTAAATCCCGCGGTAACGTGGTGAACCCGGATGATATCGTTCGTGAATTCGGTGCTGATACACTGCGGATGTACGAAATGTTCATGGGTCCTCTGGAAGCGACGAAGCCTTGGAATACAACAGGGGTAGAAGGAAATTTCCGTTTCTTGAACCGTGTATGGAGATTATTCGTCGATGAGAACGGAAGCGTTCATCCGAAAATTAGCGCCGAAGAGACGCTGGGCAGCGATACCTTCAAACGCACATGGCACCGCACCATCAAAAAAATAACCGAAGACTACGAAGGTCTACGGTTCAATACGGCGATCAGCCAATTGATGATTTTTGTCAATGAAGCTTACAAAACAGAACGCTTGCCGCTCGAAGCGATGAAGCATTTTGTCCAAATGCTGTCTCCGATTGCGCCTCACTTGTCGGAAGAGCTGTGGGAGAAGCTGGGCGGTACCGAATCCATCAGCTATGTACCATGGCCTGAGTACGAGGAAGCTTGGACGGTTGACAACGAAGTGGAGATCGTCGTACAAGTGAACGGTAAAATTGTAGATCGCGTGAAAATTTCCAAAGATACGGACGAAGCAGCTATGCAAGAGCTGGCGCAGAATTTGGATAAAGTTAAAGAAGCGACCGCCGGAAAGGCCGTTCGCAAGGTAATTGTAGTCAAAGGCAAGCTCGTTAATATTGTGGTTGGTTAA
- the comER gene encoding late competence protein ComER has protein sequence MKAGFIGTGSMGSILIEAFIHSGAFNPEQIVASNRTMSKVSWLAETYSGLQAVHSNREVVQQSDVIFLCIKPGEYKKVIDEIKEDVLPSQYVVSITSPVLIKHLEGLLPAKISKVIPSITNYVLSGATLCIHGNRMQPEDKEWIENLLAHVSSPIRVSESYTRISSDISSCGPAFLANFIQSFIDAAVEVTGISREEATMLASEMTLGTGKLLTTGGFDPITLQKRVRVPGGVTAEGLRIMERDLSGMFERLIRATHGKFEEDLEKAELLFTLKQ, from the coding sequence ATGAAGGCAGGATTCATCGGTACTGGGAGTATGGGAAGTATTCTAATTGAAGCATTTATTCATTCCGGCGCATTTAATCCAGAGCAGATTGTTGCTAGTAATCGTACGATGAGTAAAGTGAGTTGGCTTGCTGAGACATACTCAGGACTGCAGGCCGTCCATTCTAATAGAGAAGTCGTGCAGCAAAGTGATGTGATTTTTCTATGCATTAAGCCTGGAGAGTACAAAAAGGTCATTGATGAGATTAAAGAGGACGTGCTGCCTTCTCAATACGTGGTATCCATCACTAGTCCGGTTCTTATCAAGCATCTGGAAGGATTACTGCCGGCTAAAATCAGTAAAGTCATACCAAGTATCACGAACTACGTGTTAAGCGGGGCTACTTTATGCATTCATGGTAATCGCATGCAGCCTGAGGATAAAGAATGGATTGAAAACTTACTCGCTCATGTTAGCTCGCCCATAAGGGTTTCTGAAAGCTACACGCGTATATCCTCCGATATATCGAGCTGCGGTCCTGCTTTTCTGGCTAATTTCATACAATCGTTTATCGATGCTGCGGTGGAAGTGACGGGAATTTCACGTGAAGAAGCAACCATGCTTGCCAGCGAGATGACACTAGGTACCGGTAAACTGCTGACAACTGGAGGATTTGACCCTATTACCCTACAAAAACGCGTACGCGTTCCTGGAGGCGTTACAGCAGAAGGCTTACGAATTATGGAGCGAGATTTATCGGGGATGTTTGAGAGATTGATACGGGCTACACACGGAAAATTCGAAGAAGATCTCGAGAAGGCTGAGCTGCTCTTCACCTTAAAGCAGTAA